The following are from one region of the Amycolatopsis sp. QT-25 genome:
- a CDS encoding heavy-metal-associated domain-containing protein, with protein MPETTYTVKGMSCGHCASSVTEEVGGIAGVSAVHVDVASGKVTVTSESPLDVQAVDAAVTEAGYQLVS; from the coding sequence ATGCCCGAAACCACCTACACCGTCAAGGGCATGTCCTGCGGACACTGCGCCTCCTCGGTCACCGAGGAGGTCGGCGGGATCGCGGGCGTCAGTGCCGTGCACGTGGACGTCGCCAGCGGCAAGGTGACCGTCACCAGCGAGTCGCCGCTCGACGTCCAGGCCGTCGACGCGGCCGTGACCGAGGCCGGCTACCAGCTCGTCTCGTGA
- the cobF gene encoding precorrin-6A synthase (deacetylating), which yields MRKISAIGIGAGDPDHLTVQAVRRLNETDVFFVLDKGSEKQDLVALRQEILDRFVERPGYRVVRAPDPERDRTPDDYRKAVADWHRLRTDVYESMIASLGPDEHGAFLVWGDPALYDSTLTLLDAALARGNVEFEYDVIPGVSSVAALTSRHRTTMNQIGRPILVTTGRRLEEGWPAEVDDVFVMLDARCTFTQFIDIGLEIYWGAYLGTPDELLLSGPLTAGLAAEIRSARASARSRKGWIMDIYHLRRPVPPGA from the coding sequence ATGAGGAAGATCTCCGCCATCGGCATCGGCGCCGGCGACCCGGACCACCTGACCGTCCAGGCCGTCCGGCGGCTCAACGAGACCGATGTGTTCTTCGTCCTCGACAAAGGATCGGAGAAGCAGGACCTCGTGGCCCTGCGTCAGGAGATCCTCGACCGCTTCGTCGAGCGGCCCGGCTACCGCGTCGTACGGGCGCCGGACCCTGAACGCGACCGTACTCCTGACGACTACCGGAAGGCCGTCGCGGACTGGCACCGGCTCCGGACCGACGTCTACGAGAGCATGATCGCCTCGCTCGGGCCCGACGAGCACGGCGCGTTCCTCGTATGGGGTGACCCGGCGCTCTACGACTCGACCCTCACGCTGCTGGACGCCGCGCTCGCCCGAGGGAACGTCGAGTTCGAATACGACGTCATCCCCGGCGTCAGCAGCGTGGCCGCGCTGACGTCACGGCACCGGACCACGATGAACCAGATCGGCCGCCCGATACTGGTCACCACCGGCCGTCGCCTCGAGGAAGGCTGGCCCGCGGAGGTGGACGACGTCTTCGTGATGCTGGACGCCCGGTGCACCTTCACCCAGTTCATCGACATCGGCTTGGAGATCTACTGGGGCGCCTACCTCGGAACCCCCGACGAGCTCCTGCTCTCCGGTCCCCTTACCGCCGGCCTCGCCGCGGAAATCCGCTCCGCCCGCGCCTCGGCGCGCTCACGAAAGGGCTGGATCATGGACATCTACCACCTACGCCGCCCCGTCCCTCCGGGCGCGTAA